A genomic window from Methylobacterium nodulans ORS 2060 includes:
- a CDS encoding recombinase family protein, translating into MTHKSAIAYVRASGASSFRQIAAGLNQRGIQTAQGGTWTAMQVKWVLERAR; encoded by the coding sequence ATGACCCACAAGTCCGCCATCGCCTACGTCCGGGCGTCGGGAGCGTCGTCTTTTCGGCAGATTGCGGCGGGCCTCAACCAGCGTGGCATCCAGACCGCGCAGGGCGGGACGTGGACAGCGATGCAGGTTAAGTGGGTGCTGGAGCGGGCTCGCTGA